The following coding sequences lie in one Paraflavitalea devenefica genomic window:
- a CDS encoding SusC/RagA family TonB-linked outer membrane protein codes for MKSTKTIRLRLLLLWSFCCCLLITLNSSAQERAGTKKITGKITASPQNKPLQDALIFITGTTTSTTSDVNGRFAIEAKEGDVLIISMIGYLQKEVKVGKSNTLEVRLEENDIKMEDVVVIGYGKSKRKDLTGSISSVTGEELRKTQPVTFDQALQGKVPGVVVQQVSGQPGGAVSIQIRGLSSFNNNPPLYVIDGVIVGGAANTSGGSNPLASINPSEIESIDVLKDASATAIYGSQATNGVIIITTKRGQAGVPRITYDFYAGRQQLPDYYPTMNLREYAGFMNEKSAVIGYDLRPQFANPQYLGEGTNWQKALFRNAPMQNHTLTVSGGDNRTQYLLSGSYFRQEGIALGSDFGRTSVRLNLDNKTTSWLKIGTSLQLAHITEKVTTSSSGVISMALNQTPDVNVQNADGSWGGNDPNIYGAYALNPFAIALITKNDKKRNQLFGNAYAEIAFTRDLSLRNEVSGSFDFGTQDQFTPTYTIGSIVNKVNSSTYSYGQNYYTTLRNYLTYNRFFSNKYNVNALLGHEAQVSTFEEVSATRKNFPSNNVQAINSGDATTATNSGNKGHSAQESYFGRLNFGYNDRYLFTANVRADGSSKFAAGNRWVTTYSGAFAWKINNEDFFKQLTFFNELKLRIGYGLTNNQSISDYAYASTLITSANGLSGVAQLTANLPNPLVRWEKTKYANIGLDGTLFNQRINFSVDFYDRRTDGLLLSLPLPLYSGTVPSTGWNPGALAAPYKNIGAVSNKGFDFRISSVNIKSKNFTWKSDITVSHNTNKILTLNAEGAALYGYYGTAIAAKSMVGRSIGEFWGYQTDGLFTDAGDFKTHPAIPVNPTTGVKIPITPTTGGVWLGDVKFRDLNGDSVIDQRDQTFLGTPIPKFQIGFNNTFSYKNFDLNIFLSANVGNKVMNSMRINGDNPNQNFGYFRSVLNYAKLGMRDPNGSATDVNNVYVTNPGTSIERISQSSGNDNNRLSDRFIEDGSFIRCKNISLGYTLPQQLLTKVRMSSLRVYVNVTNAFIIKKYSGVDPEIGSWNPLLAGVDAGFYPQPRVFTIGANLALTK; via the coding sequence ATGAAATCAACCAAAACGATTCGTTTGCGACTATTGCTGCTATGGTCTTTTTGCTGTTGCCTGCTCATTACTTTGAATAGCAGTGCACAGGAAAGGGCCGGCACGAAAAAGATCACCGGTAAAATAACGGCTTCCCCGCAAAACAAGCCTTTGCAGGATGCCCTCATTTTTATTACTGGTACCACTACCAGCACCACTTCCGACGTCAATGGCCGCTTTGCCATTGAAGCTAAAGAAGGTGATGTGCTGATAATAAGCATGATTGGCTACCTCCAGAAAGAGGTGAAGGTAGGTAAGAGCAATACGCTCGAAGTGAGATTGGAAGAAAATGACATAAAAATGGAAGATGTGGTCGTAATAGGTTACGGTAAATCAAAACGTAAAGACCTCACCGGGTCTATCTCTTCTGTAACCGGTGAAGAATTGCGAAAAACACAACCGGTAACTTTCGACCAGGCCCTGCAGGGTAAAGTGCCGGGAGTGGTAGTACAGCAGGTTTCCGGGCAACCGGGAGGCGCTGTGTCAATACAGATCCGCGGTTTATCTTCCTTCAATAATAACCCACCTTTATATGTGATCGACGGAGTGATCGTTGGCGGCGCTGCCAATACGAGCGGCGGCTCTAACCCGCTGGCAAGTATCAATCCTTCCGAAATAGAAAGCATAGATGTATTAAAAGATGCATCGGCCACAGCTATCTATGGCTCGCAGGCTACCAATGGGGTTATTATTATAACCACTAAAAGGGGGCAGGCCGGTGTCCCCAGGATTACCTACGACTTTTATGCAGGAAGACAGCAATTGCCGGATTATTATCCAACCATGAACCTGCGTGAGTATGCCGGCTTCATGAACGAAAAAAGCGCTGTTATCGGGTACGACCTGCGGCCACAGTTTGCCAATCCGCAATACCTCGGTGAAGGCACCAACTGGCAAAAAGCATTATTCAGGAATGCGCCCATGCAAAATCATACCCTCACCGTGAGTGGCGGCGACAACCGTACCCAGTACCTGCTGTCCGGTTCTTATTTCCGCCAGGAAGGTATTGCACTGGGATCAGATTTTGGCAGGACCTCCGTAAGGTTGAACCTTGATAATAAAACCACCAGCTGGCTGAAGATCGGTACCAGTTTGCAACTCGCGCACATTACTGAAAAAGTAACGACTTCAAGTTCGGGCGTTATTTCAATGGCGCTGAATCAAACCCCTGATGTAAATGTGCAGAATGCCGACGGCAGCTGGGGCGGTAATGATCCGAACATTTACGGTGCTTATGCACTCAATCCTTTTGCCATAGCCCTGATCACCAAAAATGATAAAAAAAGAAACCAGCTATTCGGCAATGCCTATGCCGAAATAGCTTTTACCCGCGACCTCTCGCTCCGGAATGAAGTATCCGGCAGTTTTGATTTTGGAACCCAGGATCAATTTACGCCTACCTATACCATCGGCAGCATCGTGAACAAAGTAAATAGTTCAACCTATTCGTACGGCCAAAACTATTATACAACACTCAGGAACTATTTAACCTATAACCGCTTTTTCAGCAACAAATACAATGTAAATGCTTTGCTGGGGCATGAAGCGCAGGTAAGCACTTTTGAAGAAGTATCGGCTACCCGTAAAAATTTCCCTTCGAACAATGTGCAGGCTATTAACAGTGGCGATGCCACAACCGCTACCAATTCGGGCAATAAGGGGCACAGCGCACAGGAGTCGTATTTCGGGCGCCTTAATTTTGGTTATAACGACAGGTACCTGTTTACCGCCAATGTGCGGGCAGATGGTTCTTCAAAATTTGCGGCCGGTAATCGCTGGGTTACCACTTATTCAGGGGCCTTTGCCTGGAAAATAAACAATGAAGACTTTTTTAAACAGTTGACCTTTTTTAATGAACTGAAGCTCAGGATAGGGTATGGGCTTACCAATAACCAGAGTATCAGCGATTACGCCTACGCCTCTACACTCATCACAAGTGCAAATGGTTTATCGGGTGTGGCGCAGCTTACGGCCAATTTGCCCAACCCGTTGGTACGATGGGAAAAAACAAAATATGCCAACATAGGGTTGGATGGTACATTATTTAACCAGCGGATCAATTTCTCAGTAGATTTTTACGATCGCAGGACCGACGGCCTTTTGCTTAGCCTGCCGCTGCCGCTGTATTCTGGAACAGTTCCTTCTACCGGCTGGAATCCCGGAGCACTCGCTGCCCCCTATAAAAACATCGGGGCTGTGAGCAACAAAGGGTTCGATTTCAGGATCAGCTCGGTGAATATAAAAAGCAAAAACTTTACCTGGAAATCGGATATAACTGTATCGCATAATACCAACAAAATACTGACGCTGAATGCCGAGGGTGCAGCCTTGTATGGTTACTATGGAACGGCTATTGCCGCCAAGTCGATGGTTGGCCGTTCGATTGGCGAGTTTTGGGGTTACCAAACCGATGGATTATTTACTGATGCCGGTGATTTTAAAACTCACCCGGCTATACCGGTGAACCCTACAACAGGGGTAAAAATTCCCATCACACCCACTACAGGCGGTGTTTGGCTGGGCGATGTGAAATTTCGTGACCTGAACGGCGATTCAGTGATCGACCAACGTGATCAAACCTTTTTGGGAACGCCGATCCCCAAATTCCAGATAGGCTTTAACAATACTTTTTCTTATAAAAACTTTGACCTCAATATTTTTCTTAGCGCCAATGTGGGCAACAAAGTAATGAACAGCATGCGGATCAATGGCGATAATCCCAACCAGAACTTTGGGTATTTCAGATCGGTGCTCAATTATGCCAAACTCGGCATGAGAGACCCGAACGGATCGGCCACCGATGTAAACAACGTATATGTGACCAATCCAGGTACCAGCATAGAAAGGATAAGCCAGAGCAGCGGTAATGATAACAATCGCCTGTCCGACCGGTTTATCGAAGACGGTTCGTTTATCAGGTGTAAGAACATTTCACTCGGTTATACCCTGCCGCAGCAGCTGCTGACGAAAGTACGCATGAGTTCGTTACGGGTATATGTGAATGTAACCAATGCCTTCATCATTAAGAAATACAGCGGGGTAGATCCTGAAATTGGGTCGTGGAACCCCTTGCTGGCGGGTGTAGACGCTGGTTTTTATCCGCAACCCCGCGTGTTTACAATAGGCGCAAACCTGGCTTTAACGAAGTAA
- a CDS encoding glycoside hydrolase family 31 protein translates to MKLRLLLFSLLSSALLNVLLAAPPSYITTPNGVIVFTDPLVTGTSNAVKLEVIADNIIRVMAAPGKEMASTQSLVTVYSKRPGLSWNVIPSKESVTLKTKNLTAVVDLKTGAVSFRDQKGEKILNEKQPLGRHFQPAVFDGKRHYTLTQAFQTTASDAWYGLGQHQDGIINYRGQQVTFFQNNTEVAVPFLISNKNYGILWDNYSLTRAGDVRPLHPLADLQLFSKKGVAGWLTTSYANDKRKPQEIITERAEAAINMEFLGDSKNQLPGEFTPATGVVTWEGSLASYLSGLHQFRFTFGGSLKVWLDGKLVLDHWRKAWNPAPALIPFQFKKGEKIPVRIEWTPEGGESYLSLKWQEPLTVAEQNSFGFCSEAGQQIDYYFIYGNNMDEVIGGYRTLTGKAPIVPKWALGFWQSRERYKTQDEILSTVDEFRKRKIPIDNIVLDWSYWKEAGWGSQEFDETRFPNPDSMINVLHKKYNTQIMISVWPKFYEGISTYNEFDRNGWLYKRNIADRQRDWIGKGYVSTFYDAFNENARKGFWDLINKKIYSKGIDAWWMDASEPDILSNVDPGKRKSQMTPTALGSAAEYLNAYPLQNAKGIYEGQRSTDPNRRVFLLTRSGFAGSQRYAAAIWSGDIGSTWRDMKNQIAAGVNFSLSGLPYWTMDIGGFVVPEKFERPDAANLEEWRELNTRWYQFGAFVPLFRSHGQFPYREIFNMAPETHHAYQSFLYYDQLRYRLMPYIYSLAGAAYHENYTIMRGLAMDFAKDTAVLNIGDQYLFGPSLLVNPVYEYRQTKRALYLPASAGWYDLYSGKWYAAGQKIMADAPYERMPVFVKAGSIIPFGPALQYTAEKPADTITLNVYTGADASFNLYEDEGTNYNYEKGAFSIIPVKYSEATKSVTVGDRKGSFTGMLLKRTLRINFITPGQAKQLDFEAGYNKEVMYEGKKLTIRM, encoded by the coding sequence ATGAAATTACGACTACTATTGTTTAGTTTGCTGAGTTCTGCGCTGTTGAATGTTTTGTTGGCAGCACCGCCGTCCTATATTACTACTCCCAACGGTGTAATTGTTTTCACCGATCCCCTCGTTACAGGTACATCAAATGCAGTTAAGCTGGAAGTGATTGCCGACAACATCATCAGGGTGATGGCGGCCCCAGGGAAAGAAATGGCCTCCACGCAAAGCCTTGTCACTGTTTACAGTAAAAGACCTGGTCTTTCCTGGAATGTCATTCCCTCCAAAGAAAGCGTAACACTAAAAACAAAAAACCTTACCGCTGTTGTAGACCTTAAAACAGGCGCCGTTTCTTTCAGGGACCAGAAAGGTGAAAAAATACTGAATGAAAAACAACCGTTGGGGCGACATTTTCAGCCTGCAGTGTTTGATGGCAAACGGCATTACACACTTACCCAGGCATTTCAAACCACAGCCAGTGATGCATGGTATGGCCTGGGACAGCACCAGGACGGCATCATCAACTACAGGGGGCAGCAGGTTACTTTCTTCCAGAACAATACAGAAGTGGCCGTTCCTTTTCTGATCTCCAATAAAAACTATGGTATTCTGTGGGATAATTATTCCCTGACCAGGGCAGGGGATGTGAGGCCGCTTCATCCGCTGGCCGACCTGCAGCTCTTTTCAAAAAAAGGAGTGGCTGGTTGGCTTACAACATCGTATGCCAATGATAAGCGCAAACCGCAGGAAATAATTACTGAAAGAGCGGAAGCAGCGATCAATATGGAGTTCCTGGGCGACTCAAAGAACCAGCTTCCCGGCGAGTTTACACCCGCCACCGGGGTGGTAACCTGGGAAGGCAGCCTGGCCAGTTATCTTTCAGGCCTTCATCAGTTCCGTTTCACATTTGGCGGTTCGCTGAAAGTTTGGCTCGATGGTAAACTTGTGCTGGACCATTGGCGCAAAGCATGGAACCCGGCGCCTGCATTGATCCCCTTCCAATTCAAAAAAGGAGAAAAAATACCTGTTAGAATTGAATGGACACCCGAAGGCGGCGAATCCTATCTTTCCCTGAAATGGCAGGAGCCCTTGACTGTGGCAGAGCAAAACAGCTTTGGTTTTTGCTCTGAAGCCGGTCAGCAGATTGATTATTATTTCATCTATGGCAATAACATGGATGAGGTGATCGGCGGTTACAGAACCCTTACCGGTAAAGCGCCTATTGTGCCAAAATGGGCCCTCGGTTTCTGGCAAAGCAGGGAACGATACAAAACGCAGGATGAGATCTTGTCGACTGTTGATGAATTTCGGAAAAGAAAAATTCCCATTGACAATATTGTATTAGACTGGAGCTACTGGAAAGAAGCCGGGTGGGGCAGCCAGGAATTTGATGAAACCCGTTTCCCCAACCCCGATAGCATGATCAATGTGCTGCACAAAAAGTACAACACGCAGATCATGATCTCGGTATGGCCGAAATTCTATGAAGGCATTTCCACTTACAACGAATTTGACAGGAACGGCTGGCTGTATAAAAGGAACATTGCTGACAGGCAAAGAGACTGGATCGGCAAGGGCTATGTTTCCACATTCTATGATGCCTTTAATGAAAATGCACGGAAAGGTTTCTGGGACCTGATCAACAAAAAGATATACAGTAAAGGAATTGATGCCTGGTGGATGGATGCAAGCGAACCCGATATTCTTTCCAACGTTGATCCTGGAAAAAGAAAGTCGCAAATGACGCCTACTGCATTAGGCAGCGCAGCCGAATACCTGAATGCTTATCCTTTACAAAATGCAAAAGGGATCTACGAAGGACAGCGTTCAACAGACCCCAACAGGCGGGTGTTCTTATTGACCCGTTCCGGTTTTGCAGGTTCTCAGCGCTATGCGGCAGCTATATGGAGCGGTGATATCGGGTCCACCTGGCGTGATATGAAAAACCAGATAGCAGCGGGTGTTAATTTCTCCCTGTCAGGATTGCCTTACTGGACCATGGATATCGGTGGTTTTGTAGTGCCGGAAAAATTTGAAAGACCGGATGCCGCAAACCTGGAAGAGTGGCGGGAGCTGAATACACGCTGGTACCAGTTTGGCGCATTTGTGCCTTTATTCCGTTCGCATGGACAGTTCCCTTACCGGGAGATATTCAACATGGCTCCTGAAACACATCACGCTTACCAGAGCTTTCTCTATTACGATCAACTGCGTTACCGTTTAATGCCTTACATCTATTCATTGGCCGGCGCAGCTTATCATGAAAACTACACCATCATGCGTGGGTTGGCGATGGACTTTGCAAAAGATACAGCCGTATTGAACATAGGCGATCAATACCTGTTCGGTCCTTCTTTGCTAGTAAATCCTGTGTATGAATACAGGCAAACCAAACGGGCGTTGTATTTGCCGGCATCTGCAGGCTGGTACGACCTCTATTCGGGAAAATGGTATGCGGCCGGTCAAAAAATCATGGCTGATGCACCGTATGAACGTATGCCTGTCTTTGTAAAAGCAGGTTCTATCATTCCTTTCGGGCCGGCGCTACAATACACGGCAGAAAAACCGGCTGACACCATTACATTGAACGTTTACACCGGCGCCGATGCATCTTTCAACCTGTATGAAGATGAAGGGACCAATTACAACTACGAAAAAGGTGCTTTCTCGATCATTCCTGTAAAATACAGTGAAGCCACAAAGTCAGTGACCGTTGGCGATCGCAAAGGGTCGTTTACTGGAATGCTGCTGAAAAGAACGTTGCGTATCAACTTCATTACACCCGGTCAGGCGAAGCAGTTGGACTTTGAAGCGGGGTACAATAAAGAAGTGATGTATGAAGGAAAGAAACTGACGATAAGAATGTAG